The genome window TCCAAAAATATCAGATACGGATTTTCTCGCCTCGAACAGTACACGACTTGCTTGAACAGCCATTCGGTGGCTTCCTCTGCCCGGATTAGCCCCTGCAATCTCCATGGCATTCAGCATCGCATCACCGACAGCAGGTGGTTTGGGCCAAGATGTTGCTGCATGATCCAGATAGATAATTCCCTCCACCTCACAACCACCTTTGTCCCTAAAATTAATAATTCGCCTACACGTACTACGTATATGACCCTGTAAACAAAGAATGACATATCGTTTCTCCATGATACAGAGGCGATATGTCATGACATGAGTAAGCCCCGCATGTTGTTAATGAATCTTGGACCGACTGTTATTGTAACAATTCCAATAGCCGTTCCAGATCCTGTTGACTGTAGTAGTTGAGCTCAATTTTACCTTTATCTTTATTGTGCTTGATTTTCACTGTTGTTTTGAAACGTTCACGCAGAGATTCTTCCAACGTATCAATAAATGGATCTTTCTTTTTCAATTTTGACTTGGCTTTAGCCTCACCTGTTTTGGAACGATCCAGTTGTTGAACAGCTTCCTCCAACTCACGTACACTCCATTGCTGATCAATGGTTTGTTTGGCAAGCTGCTTCACTACAACCTCATCTTTAATACCTACGATGGCACGTGCATGTCCCATGGATAATGTTCCACGTGAAACATGGTCCTTCACTTCTTCCGGCAAGGATAACAGACGCAAGAAGTTAGCGATGTGAGAACGTGATTTACCTACTTTTACAGATAACTCTTCCTGAGTCAACGCGAATTGATCCATTAACCCCTGATAAGCAACTGCAACTTCCATCGCATTCAGATTCTCCCGTTGCAGGTTCTCGATCAATGCAATCTCCATTACCTGCTGGTCACTGAAGTTGCGGACTACGGCCGGTACAGTGGCATTACCACAATATTGTGATGCTCTGAACCGTCGCTCTCCAGCAATAATCTCATAACCTCTTAATACAGGACGAACTATAATAGGTTGTATGACACCATGCTGACGAATGGACTCAGCCAGTTCATGGATTGCGCCCTCATCAAATACTTTACGTGGTTGATAGGGGTTAGCCCGCAGTTGACTAATCGGGATTTCTACGACTTTATCATCGTCATTAATTGAAAGCGAAGGAATGAGGGCATCAAGACCTTTTCCAAGCCGCTTACTCATAAGAAATCACTTCCTTTGCGAGCTCTAGATACACTTCCGCCCCTCTGGAACGAGGATCATACGTAATAATGGATTGACCATGAGATGGCGCTTCACTAAGCCGTACGTTACGCGGAATAATCGTTTGATATACTTTTTGTTGAAAATACTTTTTCACTTCTTCAATAACCTGTATCCCCAGATTGGTCCGTGCATCAAACATCGTTAGCAATACCCCTTCAATCTGCAGGGATGTATTCAGATGTTTTTGTACCAAACGAACCGTATTAAGCAATTGACTTAATCCTTCAAGTGCATAGTACTCACACTGGATCGGAATGATCACCGAATCGGAAGCGGTTAACGAATTGATCGTTAACATGCCAAGGGATGGTGGACAATCGATCAGTATGTAATCATAGTTTTTTTTCACCATGGCGAGTGATTTTTTCAGGCGAACTTCCCGTGATATCGTGGACACCAATTCAATCTCGGCTCCGGCAAGCTGAATCGTTGCAGGTATGATATGAAGACCTTCAATCTGAGTCTCCACAATCGCTTCTTGAGGAGGGACCTCATTAATGATGACATCATATATACAATTAGCCACATCTGCTTTATTGATTCCAACTCCGCTGGTTGTATTCCCCTGAGGGTCAATATCGACAAGCAATACTCTTTTCCCGAGTGAAGCCAGTCCTGCACCCAAGTTAACAGATGTCGTCGTTTTCCCCACACCGCCCTTTTGATTTGCTACGGCCATAATCTTAGACAATTACTTCACCTCAAATAAAATAGGAGTCTTTTCTTGTAGGTTGTGAGATATTGTTAACAAAAAGCAGGTGGCTATCGTCCACACAAACAACAACTACCGTTCCATCACTATACCGACCTTTAAAATGTCAGACCTGTCTTGCTTTATAGACATAAAAAGCGGCCCATTGCCGCCATAAGCTTCAATTATTTACGTTTGGGAATATGGATAACGATCTCATAATGATCCTCATGGTCTGCTTCTTTTGTTTTGATATCCAGACCAGAGCCAGTTACCATATCAATGGATTGGCGAATCGTATTCAGTGCAAGTCTAACGTCCTTGGTAAAG of Paenibacillus sp. FSL R5-0517 contains these proteins:
- a CDS encoding AAA family ATPase, whose protein sequence is MSKIMAVANQKGGVGKTTTSVNLGAGLASLGKRVLLVDIDPQGNTTSGVGINKADVANCIYDVIINEVPPQEAIVETQIEGLHIIPATIQLAGAEIELVSTISREVRLKKSLAMVKKNYDYILIDCPPSLGMLTINSLTASDSVIIPIQCEYYALEGLSQLLNTVRLVQKHLNTSLQIEGVLLTMFDARTNLGIQVIEEVKKYFQQKVYQTIIPRNVRLSEAPSHGQSIITYDPRSRGAEVYLELAKEVISYE
- a CDS encoding ParB/RepB/Spo0J family partition protein; amino-acid sequence: MSKRLGKGLDALIPSLSINDDDKVVEIPISQLRANPYQPRKVFDEGAIHELAESIRQHGVIQPIIVRPVLRGYEIIAGERRFRASQYCGNATVPAVVRNFSDQQVMEIALIENLQRENLNAMEVAVAYQGLMDQFALTQEELSVKVGKSRSHIANFLRLLSLPEEVKDHVSRGTLSMGHARAIVGIKDEVVVKQLAKQTIDQQWSVRELEEAVQQLDRSKTGEAKAKSKLKKKDPFIDTLEESLRERFKTTVKIKHNKDKGKIELNYYSQQDLERLLELLQ